TATACTATAAGATTTGTCATTACACGTTTCATAGATAACATATATATCTACTTCATGCAGTGGAGTCTGGGTCTGGTCTTGCTAACATGGAGAGTTTGGTCATAAAGCAAATACCCACGTTCGTAAAGCAATCTCCAAAGACAGACTTCTAGGCTATTTCATTATATGAAATTGGTTGACATGAACGGAGAGGGGTATATATCAtctaaatacatataaaaattaTATTCGCAATGGACATTTAATTTACGTATTCATGTATTCGTGTATTCATTATTGATGTTTGCGAATAAAAATGAAAGCCCGCTTGATTGCGTAACGATCTCAATCTTGCgagatttcaatatttttgatTATCAAGTAAAAATAtgaaagataaataaaaaaatcaaacttacGTCATCGCGAGTCTAATGCTAATCATCACGACTGGTACAGTCTGTAAATATATgagtttttcttcttttcaaagATTGGTTTATACCATCGAATCGAAGATCTTGACCTCGAATTAGAAATAAATATCCGTGTAAAACGGGTTTCGGGGTCCTATTTGATCATAGTTCAGTCAGCCGTGATATACTGCGtacttgtgatgtcatcacatgcATTTGATGACCTCTGTGCCTGAAATGTCGTTACTCTTCGTAAGTACTGTTCAAAGTCCCGACTGTGTCAGCTGTATCAGCATTatatagacaatggaggggaaACTGTCTATTGTCGAACGAACCTTGTTCCTCAGCTTGTCATTCTAGTTGGAAATTATATCACCTACCATATATAAGGTGAGCGTACTGTATGTACACATCAGTGTAGAAACATGTGTATGTAGTTTTtcttattattttatattgtagTATACTGTCTGTTGTTTTTACACGAATGGGTTGTAAACATAGACAATGGGTTCCACTATACTGTAACACAAAAAGAACCTTTTGTGTGTAGTCGGTAAAAGCCTGTTGAGTGCGCAGTTGTCGAGATACATTGTTTAATTAATGGCTGGCACTGCCCCCTAGTTGTCGATGATAGCGTACAGTCCCTATAACCACGATTTGTCAGGTTGTCGTTATTGAAATGAATCAGGATGATGACAACATCCACCATTTACGCTACGTGATGTGGTCATTTGCATGTTATTTACGTATGTTTTATATACTAAATTTAACCCTGCGGGGACTGGATAACGACAGCGCAGTATTAAAATAGGCTACGAGTCGGTCAGTGCTTGGTTAGAACGTCACCACACATAGTTCATGGTATtataggggcgagatcaatagttcgtCAATGTAGgattaaattattttaattaggCCCcttcccacccccacccccaccccacacacaccaccccttctaactaaattggccaaaattgaacaTGTTTCAGACAGTACaaccaatttcaaatcagtatgtagtatataCAACACCAGCATAGAGTGAGGATAAAATAGTTCTGTTGTGACACTTGTTTGAGTGTCATgcatttactgttttttttttttgaaatattttaatttttttgacgGACAAAATACACCCGCTAAGTGTATTTATGAGTACACAAGCATCGACGTAGCATGATAATACGAACAAAGGCGTTTGATAACCGAGTCAGTGGTGTTTGTCGAATATTTTGGTCACCAAAATAATTATGTCATACTCTTAATTTGATAGATAATTTTCGGTCATGGCTAATAACTTACATACTCCGTCGATTACTAACTCCCTCTTGTAATTTGGCTTATATTTATTATTCGCAGAAGAGAGATGTGAAAGCTTAAGACGTACATACTTCTGTCATCCAGGTCTATCGTACTGAGCTATATATGCTGTTTGTCACCGCTTTGACCTATTGATGGTGTTTTTGACCTTACGTCGCTAGCAATTACGAGTTTTCGTCCCATGATGGCGCTGCACACAAATACCATGGCGTATGTAACAGCTGAATTTGCCTTCAACATGATGAGCTCCGTGTATACGTTTTactatgtaaatttgtttttgaatatttacagaATTTCGGAAGACTGGTTTAACGCTGCTCAGTTTGTATATTTGATTTGGAACGCGGTTAATGACCCCCTTTTTGCTTACTTTCAAGACaattcaaaacttttcaaacaGAGAAGGTACTCCGTGTTATATGGAGCACCTCTGTTTGCGCttacatttttgttgccatggtttcgaTGGGCTGACTACCAACCAAACAGTTGGATCATAGGAGTacacttatttctgtctttgtttttgtacgatacACTTTTCACATTTGTGGGATTAGCAATGTGTGCGTTATACACGGAAATGTCTCACCGCCACGAAGACCGTCTACGACTCACCACTTACGGCCAAGTTGGATCCATTTTAGGTTGCTCGGGAGTGTTCCTATGCGAAGTGTTCTCGGACGGGTTGAACAAGTTTGGATATTTCCAATGCCTTTGCATTTTATTCGCACTGTTGAGTTGGCTCTCTCTTAGATACACTGGCATGCATGCAGAAACTGATTATGACAATAAAGATCTACTGCCGGGTGAGAGTGCGGAGAAAGTTGTTACAGATCGAGAATCAAACCAACCGCTGTCAATGTGGAAAGGATATTGGCAGATCATAAGCCAAGGAAATGTTTTTGTCCTAGTTACTGTGAATTTTTGTACCGAGTTTCATATGACATACGGTAGGAACTTCCTGAGTATTTTTGGTACAGAATTGATTCCAAGAACAGACCTGTCTGATATCTCAAGAAAGATTCTTTACGGTTCAGTGTTTATTCTGCCACAGGTAGGTATGGGATGGTATAcatcgagagagagagatcgaGAGAGATCGAGAGAGATCGAGAgagatcgagagagagagagagagacagacagacagacagacagacagacagacagacagacagacagacacacagagaatACGTAAATAGTTGACAGCACGTGTTAGTAATTCAACTAAGTATTTTATGTAAAGAAAAGCAGTGCGGCGTTAGACATTGACTCAAGATTGTGGTATATTTTATAGATCTGTGTGTTGCTGCTGGGACAGGTTGTTAGAAAAGTTGGAGCGTATGAAGTTTATCGTCTTGCATTCGTTGTAAAAATGACCACTTCATTCATCATCTATATTATGGGATCTTCTCATACATTGTTACTGGCAGTGTTCTTTCTCATTGACATGTAAGTACTGTCACGCACGGTTATGTGATGCTATGTCACGTAATGTAATGATGTATCACgtaatacaatataatttaatgtaatgaaatacaaatgtactgtgtAGTAACATTGtgtaatgtaacgtaatgtacatgtactgtaatgcAATGTGTGCAATGTTATGTAATGCGCGatgtaatgtgatataatgTGATGCGATGGTATGCGATGTGGTGCAATGTGTTGagatgtgatgttatgtgatTCGAGTCGATGCGATGCAGTGAGTGCGATATAATGTAATGTGGTGAGATgcgatgtaatgtgatgtgatgtgatcatgatgtaatgtattgtaatgtaacataatgtaatgtaacgtaacgtaatgtaatgtaatgtaacgttatgtaatgtaatgtgatgtgatgtgctgaGATGTGATGCAAACTGTTTTTTCTATAGATAGGACAATGCTACTTACATAGACTTGGTTTAATCGTTGAATATATTGCCAGGCTAAGGGTGACATGTGTAATTGTCAAATTAGCACCCTCTACATTTACAATGAAGGCACACAATATGTGGTAAAGCACACTCACTACTTGCATGTTCTTTGTATATAATACTATTGTAGGACTTTTCCAAGTGTTGCATCAcgatattttaatatattgatGGCTGACTGTGTTGATGACGACATGAAGAAGTATAACAGAGAGTAAGTTATTCATTTTTACTAGATCTCTGAGGGGACGTTTATCTTCAAACAATTATTATGGCCAGGGTTGTGTTTTCACGCcagtttgtttctttgttactctgtctgtctgtctgcccgcccGCCTGTTTTGTTTCCATGTtagtctgtctgcctgtctgtttgtttgtgtctgtctgtctgtctgtctgtctgtctgtctgtctgtctctctctctctctttctctcactctctctctctctctctctctctctctctctctctctctctctctctctctctctctctctctcgaaaTTGAAAATGAGAAAATGTAGAACACGGAACAATTTATTGGATTGTACATGTTGTTCCGATACCTGTTAAGATTTTCGTAGGGCCATGGCATTAGTCACTGAGTTAAATTTGCACATATGGCAACCGTTAGGTACGTTGAGGGTGCTCTCTGCCTGTGCCGCTCTCAGATTTGGTGGATGTATATGTGCACGCTAACTGAGAACCCTAGCTAGTTGACTTGGTGTTACATGCCATTGCATATTTTCTTAGAGGGGTTGAAATTGTCATGGTATATCGACAAATTTATTGTGATAAATGGCACACTAGATATTGAAATCCtattcaaatgtcaaatttgatgCAGTACTAATAATTTTATTGATACCTTTATTTTGAAGGTCACCTCTATCATCAATGTTTTTTGGTATGAATGCATTATTCATCAAACCAGCACAGTCGTTGGCACCAATCTTCATAGTACATGTTTTAAACAAGAATGGATACCAAGAAGCAGTACATGGACTTGACCCTGATCCGAGTGTTGTCAGTCAACTTCACGACGTCATGTTTCAAGTTGCCTGTATGGTACCATTGGTATTAGGAATTGTTCAATATCTCTTGTGGACCAAGTATTCTTTAAGAGACAGTCATATTGTAATTCCTAAATACATGGAAAGTTGCAAGGTGCCAAGGCTAATTaatcaaatataatgaaatatgtatatttattttgtgacaATCACAAATAAATTATTGTCCATGGCGGATTTGAGTTGTCAAATTACTTGTCCCTTAACACTACAGGTTTGATTACATCTGCCATGCTGTAATCGTTCCTTTTGACATTACCAAACAACAGATCTAAAGGTTATCACGGGGTGACGCGGTTTAATTAATTTCCTAGTGGAGTGGCTCACAATGGACTTCCTGGGATACAAGCAGCGATATGCTGAAAGGTCCGGCCCCAAATTCGGATTTgaatttaggtgtaaaaaacaGTCCTACTGAGCTCTATATAGTTTGTGCAGAAAAAGAAATTATTGGGGCCTAAAGAAATTGTGTAGTTTCGATTACGGccagttttagaataggtgcATCTTTTTTTCCACGTGGGAGTTCTGGTtttgttttccgttgttttccatatcatatggtctctgtgttatacggtttcttcccatcagatcaCAGGTGCCAGTAAGTATATACTTGACTGATCGATCAAATGGCTgaatgattgatcaattgaatgttcaatttttgtggtgcaatataacttattttgtgtgatacTGATCGATGACTCTTTTTTTTGGTGATAGGtgatataaacttttttttcttctttccctggatacttttctctctttcagttgtatataattctctctttattgattaaataaagacatcttgcattttctttttattcaaTATAATGCTGTCTACTGcctaatttttttaatgtttgtgaATTGTAAATACATCCATTGAAAGCATCTGACCGTATCCATCCACCGCTGAGCCATCAGCTTGTTAAATGTTAGGTGTTATTGCTACACCATGCAGGCAGTTCAGAAAGTCTCAGGCTACATGTATCGTGTATAATAAGAGCTTATCCCGGAACTATGGATGAAGGCGATAGTACTGTTGTAAACCTGGGTGGGGTTTGGATAACTATATAGATACGAGAAGTATGAGAGAAGTGGGGCCTAAATGTTCGGTAGCTAACTCCTGTTCACAAACGTATAAACGGCTGTATGAATAACCAGTGTTCTTACCGTGTTCAGTCTTCTGGGTAGACCAGATCTACCGATCGATATCTGCAATAATATATTAACATTCAGTAAAATATTACCCGTCCCAAATAGTACACCAGTACCAATTACCAGTGCTAATATTCCAGTAGTTCTTCTACCAGTAACACAGTACCACTCTGGATACCTAGATACTCTTCAGATACGTCCAATCAGATACAAAAATAAGATCAATGTCTCCCAACAGTAGACACACGTGGGTCATTCAACCACAGTTCGCAAGCAAGGGAAAGTGGAGTCCAGAACGCACATGGTTTGGGTCTGGTCTCCGCTGGGGGCCAAATTCCCTTATAAGGATACCTTCCCTACCAGAATGTCCC
This Glandiceps talaboti chromosome 13, keGlaTala1.1, whole genome shotgun sequence DNA region includes the following protein-coding sequences:
- the LOC144445062 gene encoding transmembrane protein 180-like, yielding MMALHTNTMAYVTAEFAFNMMSSVYTFYYVNLFLNIYRISEDWFNAAQFVYLIWNAVNDPLFAYFQDNSKLFKQRRYSVLYGAPLFALTFLLPWFRWADYQPNSWIIGVHLFLSLFLYDTLFTFVGLAMCALYTEMSHRHEDRLRLTTYGQVGSILGCSGVFLCEVFSDGLNKFGYFQCLCILFALLSWLSLRYTGMHAETDYDNKDLLPGESAEKVVTDRESNQPLSMWKGYWQIISQGNVFVLVTVNFCTEFHMTYGRNFLSIFGTELIPRTDLSDISRKILYGSVFILPQICVLLLGQVVRKVGAYEVYRLAFVVKMTTSFIIYIMGSSHTLLLAVFFLIDMTFPSVASRYFNILMADCVDDDMKKYNRESPLSSMFFGMNALFIKPAQSLAPIFIVHVLNKNGYQEAVHGLDPDPSVVSQLHDVMFQVACMVPLVLGIVQYLLWTKYSLRDSHIVIPKYMESCKVPRLINQI